In one Deltaproteobacteria bacterium genomic region, the following are encoded:
- a CDS encoding FTR1 family iron permease, with protein MNIKFTALILFFLLAPSFSLADTIEKKDWNGVANQIEAKLYEAKTVYEQGDHRSAKRKVSDAYFDLFEGLGMESAVSLYISEERTYQLESLFGSLRRGIDRGLHSSQIKDMIVEGMRQIYESAAYLNEKTGKDTPNYSPLSSFVDSFIIIVREGFEAILIISALIAYLVRSGHKEKVNRIYLGAVSALVASVITAIVLNSAFSLSGEAREGMEGITMLIATALLFYVSYWLISKAESTRWQSFIKDKVEDSLSKNSLFALGATAFLAVYREGAETIIFYQALLSGAGEEGKANVYYGFIAGSIVLVLIYYIFKYTTVRIPMGPFFAVTSALLYYLAFSFAGKGVLELQEAGWISDRAVNFPTIHLLGIYPSLEGLTLQGILLMAAIIAGLTKFFLSQKEKRMLAGNG; from the coding sequence ATGAATATCAAATTCACAGCACTAATTTTATTCTTTCTCCTGGCGCCATCTTTCTCCTTGGCCGACACCATAGAAAAAAAAGACTGGAATGGTGTCGCAAATCAGATTGAAGCCAAACTGTATGAGGCAAAAACAGTCTATGAGCAGGGAGATCACCGCAGCGCCAAAAGAAAAGTCAGTGACGCCTATTTTGATCTCTTTGAGGGGCTTGGAATGGAAAGTGCCGTGAGCCTGTATATTTCAGAAGAACGTACCTACCAGTTGGAGTCCTTATTCGGTTCGCTTAGAAGGGGCATCGACAGAGGCCTCCACTCTTCCCAAATAAAAGATATGATAGTCGAGGGAATGAGGCAGATTTACGAGAGTGCTGCTTACCTCAATGAAAAAACGGGAAAAGATACCCCGAATTATTCACCCCTTTCAAGCTTTGTCGACTCATTCATTATCATCGTAAGAGAAGGTTTTGAAGCCATCCTCATTATAAGCGCACTCATCGCCTATCTTGTCAGATCGGGGCATAAAGAGAAAGTTAACAGGATATATCTCGGGGCTGTCAGTGCACTTGTGGCCAGTGTTATTACTGCAATCGTACTGAATAGCGCTTTTTCCCTTTCCGGCGAGGCGAGAGAAGGTATGGAAGGTATAACCATGCTTATAGCAACGGCTTTGCTCTTCTATGTAAGCTATTGGCTAATCAGCAAAGCCGAATCGACGAGGTGGCAGTCCTTTATTAAAGACAAGGTTGAAGACTCTTTAAGTAAAAACAGTCTCTTTGCTCTTGGCGCCACGGCATTTCTGGCTGTCTACCGCGAAGGGGCGGAGACGATCATCTTCTACCAGGCCCTACTTTCCGGCGCCGGAGAAGAAGGTAAAGCAAACGTTTACTACGGCTTCATTGCAGGTTCAATTGTCCTCGTGCTTATCTACTATATATTTAAATACACGACCGTAAGAATTCCCATGGGTCCTTTCTTTGCCGTAACGAGCGCCCTCCTTTATTATCTGGCATTCAGCTTTGCAGGAAAAGGAGTGCTGGAGTTGCAGGAAGCAGGGTGGATTTCAGACAGGGCGGTAAACTTTCCGACCATTCATCTGCTTGGCATCTACCCTTCGCTGGAAGGTCTTACCCTGCAGGGAATTCTGCTCATGGCTGCGATCATTGCAGGATTAACAAAATTTTTCCTTTCACAGAAAGAGAAGAGAATGCTTGCGGGTAATGGGTGA
- a CDS encoding 4Fe-4S binding protein, which translates to MEHIKIDKLGRFGSGNSSPLALVNDEEKRGPIEKGLEKFLVKNRDKFAYIHFAMFIVFLLFYLVPPFLPLPAEDATPLDNYFLFVKFAVWGLWFPLLLLSIIFFGRAWCGIFCPQGAAGEYFNKRNGKSRSLPKWIKWEGTPIASFIIITILGQTIGVRDYPKPMLLLFGGTTVIAAFIGYRYTKGFRGWCRHLCPVGILLGIFSRLGMVEIKKGDLGGLKTACPTYINLSTKSSARHCIECMRCVNPESKGTLHFKLRSPGKEIEQIRSYEPHIYEVAFLFLATGLALGGFYWITSPLFVQFKGFMGGLMLQTGLVSLIGQNPPWWLGVNYPEAGDVFNWLDVIAISSFMILFMIITGLALFMLTTLSSLLMEEKGKTVMEKVTILGYAYAPVALLSLILGLGAELFALMEVFNVSSGFVRNIRISILTVAVTWSIYLHYKLTGKRILPTLPNSVGALLVMGAWYPVI; encoded by the coding sequence ATGGAACATATTAAGATAGATAAATTAGGGCGATTTGGTTCTGGGAATTCATCGCCATTGGCCCTTGTTAATGATGAAGAAAAAAGAGGCCCCATTGAAAAAGGTCTCGAAAAATTTCTCGTGAAAAACAGGGACAAATTCGCTTACATTCACTTTGCCATGTTTATTGTTTTTCTTCTCTTCTACCTTGTGCCGCCCTTTCTGCCTCTTCCGGCAGAAGATGCCACACCGCTTGACAATTACTTCCTTTTTGTCAAATTTGCCGTATGGGGGCTCTGGTTTCCCCTCCTCCTTTTATCAATCATTTTTTTCGGCAGGGCATGGTGCGGTATCTTCTGCCCCCAGGGAGCAGCCGGTGAATATTTCAACAAAAGGAACGGGAAAAGCAGGTCCCTGCCAAAATGGATCAAGTGGGAAGGGACGCCCATTGCCAGTTTTATTATTATTACCATACTGGGACAGACTATCGGCGTAAGAGACTACCCCAAGCCCATGCTTCTCCTTTTCGGTGGAACAACCGTCATTGCTGCCTTTATAGGCTACCGTTATACAAAAGGGTTCAGGGGCTGGTGCAGGCACCTTTGTCCCGTCGGGATTCTTCTCGGCATTTTTTCGAGACTTGGCATGGTAGAGATTAAAAAAGGGGACTTGGGCGGCCTTAAAACGGCATGCCCCACCTACATCAATCTTTCAACAAAAAGCAGCGCAAGGCACTGTATCGAGTGCATGCGATGCGTTAATCCGGAATCGAAGGGGACATTGCATTTCAAGCTGAGAAGTCCGGGAAAAGAAATAGAACAAATTAGAAGCTATGAACCCCATATCTACGAAGTTGCCTTTCTCTTCCTCGCAACAGGGCTCGCCCTGGGGGGCTTTTACTGGATAACAAGTCCTCTTTTTGTACAATTCAAAGGTTTCATGGGCGGACTTATGCTCCAGACCGGCCTTGTCTCCTTAATCGGCCAAAATCCTCCCTGGTGGTTAGGAGTCAATTATCCTGAAGCGGGAGACGTTTTTAACTGGCTCGATGTTATTGCCATTTCATCGTTTATGATCCTCTTTATGATCATTACAGGGCTCGCCCTCTTCATGCTTACCACCTTGTCGTCTCTCTTAATGGAAGAGAAGGGGAAGACCGTCATGGAGAAAGTCACCATACTGGGATATGCCTATGCACCTGTTGCCCTGCTCTCTCTCATACTCGGTCTCGGTGCAGAGCTTTTTGCACTAATGGAAGTTTTTAATGTAAGTTCAGGATTTGTAAGGAATATCAGGATTTCAATCCTCACAGTAGCAGTCACCTGGAGTATATACCTCCATTACAAACTGACAGGAAAAAGGATATTACCAACCCTGCCTAATTCTGTTGGAGCCCTGCTTGTCATGGGCGCATGGTATCCCGTAATCTAG